From the Vicinamibacteria bacterium genome, one window contains:
- a CDS encoding zinc ribbon domain-containing protein, producing MPIYEYICAQCAHHFETYVRAWGQAVSCPACHNDAVEKQLSSFAFTGGGGGSSGGGGGCGCGRGGCGCRAS from the coding sequence ATGCCCATCTACGAGTACATCTGCGCCCAGTGTGCCCACCACTTCGAGACCTACGTGCGGGCCTGGGGCCAGGCCGTGAGCTGCCCCGCCTGCCACAACGACGCGGTCGAGAAACAACTCTCGAGCTTCGCCTTCACGGGCGGCGGGGGGGGCTCCTCCGGCGGGGGCGGCGGCTGCGGGTGTGGCCGGGGGGGCTGTGGGTGCCGGGCCTCGTGA
- the hslU gene encoding ATP-dependent protease ATPase subunit HslU — protein MPIRLPAASEELRTLDALSPREIVAELDRHVVGQAAAKRAVAIALRNRMRRQRLPPEVAAEITPKNILMIGPTGVGKTEIARRLARLSGSPFLKVEASKFTEVGYVGRDVDSIVRDLTEAAVDLVRREKLAEVREKAEAQTEDRLLDLLLPPPRSPSPPETPEAAQAASRARDSFRATREKLRAQLRAGQLEERTVEIEVQDRSFPTFQILSNQGVEEMDINVKDLLPGLFGGKTRRRALPLGEARDVLRQEEESRLVDAEHVARLAVERVQAAGIVFLDEIDKIAGREGGAGPDVSREGVQRDILPIVEGTTISTKYGAVRTDHILFIAAGAFHVSKPTDLIPELQGRFPIRVELTPLGEEDLVRILTEPKSALVEQYRALLSTEEVDLRFTDEAVREMARFAMEVNEATENIGARRLATILETVLDEVSFEGGGRGARTVVIDAPEVRRKLEPLVKDQDLSRFIL, from the coding sequence ATGCCCATCCGCCTCCCGGCCGCCAGCGAGGAGCTGCGAACCCTCGATGCCCTCTCCCCCCGCGAGATCGTGGCCGAGCTGGACCGCCACGTGGTGGGACAGGCCGCGGCCAAGCGCGCGGTGGCCATCGCACTCCGCAACCGGATGCGCCGGCAGCGCCTGCCCCCGGAGGTGGCGGCGGAGATCACGCCCAAGAACATCCTCATGATCGGGCCCACGGGGGTGGGGAAGACGGAGATCGCCCGCCGCCTGGCCCGTCTCTCCGGGAGCCCGTTCCTGAAGGTGGAGGCCTCCAAGTTCACGGAAGTGGGATACGTGGGCCGCGACGTGGATTCCATCGTCCGCGACCTCACGGAGGCGGCGGTGGACCTGGTGCGCCGCGAGAAACTGGCGGAGGTTCGGGAGAAGGCGGAAGCCCAGACCGAGGACCGCCTCCTCGACCTCCTCCTGCCGCCCCCGCGGTCTCCCTCCCCGCCCGAGACCCCGGAGGCGGCGCAGGCGGCCAGCCGCGCCCGCGACTCCTTCCGCGCCACCCGCGAGAAGCTCCGGGCCCAGCTCCGGGCCGGACAGCTCGAGGAGCGCACGGTGGAAATCGAGGTCCAGGACCGGAGCTTCCCCACCTTCCAGATCCTCTCCAACCAGGGCGTGGAGGAAATGGACATCAACGTCAAGGATCTGCTCCCGGGCCTCTTTGGCGGCAAAACCCGGCGGCGGGCGCTACCCCTCGGGGAGGCGCGGGACGTGCTTCGCCAGGAAGAGGAGAGCCGGCTCGTGGACGCCGAGCACGTGGCCCGGCTGGCCGTGGAGCGGGTTCAGGCCGCGGGCATCGTCTTCCTGGACGAGATCGACAAGATCGCGGGCCGCGAGGGGGGCGCCGGCCCCGACGTGTCCCGCGAGGGCGTGCAGCGCGACATCCTGCCCATCGTGGAGGGCACCACCATCTCCACCAAGTACGGAGCCGTGCGCACCGACCACATCCTCTTCATCGCCGCGGGCGCCTTCCACGTGAGCAAGCCCACGGACCTCATCCCCGAGCTGCAGGGCCGCTTCCCCATCCGGGTGGAGCTCACCCCCCTGGGCGAGGAAGACCTGGTGCGCATCCTGACCGAGCCCAAGAGCGCCCTCGTCGAGCAGTATCGCGCCCTCCTCTCCACCGAGGAGGTCGACCTCCGCTTCACGGACGAGGCCGTCCGGGAGATGGCCCGCTTCGCGATGGAGGTGAACGAGGCCACGGAGAACATCGGGGCCCGCCGTCTGGCCACGATCCTGGAAACCGTGCTGGACGAGGTCTCGTTCGAGGGCGGGGGGCGGGGCGCCCGCACGGTCGTGATCGATGCTCCCGAGGTGCGCCGCAAGCTGGAGCCGCTGGTCAAGGACCAGGACCTGAGCCGGTTCATCCTATAG
- a CDS encoding fibronectin type III domain-containing protein: MRSRGPQRRIRLSLALLALFLPSCGKRGNPLPPLRRVPPPVTSVHLAQRGDQLELTYAAPRAATDGGPLPVLQLEILRADAPGDLEKVSVRHRRSAAPGETLVEVGPLPAPETTVRATVRAIVRGRPSVRGAIATLTVQPIPAAPKALTATLTGEGVALAWRGPKPVVQPRPSPSPVAPPPGAPPTLPRPSPSPVASLPATPPASPPAAPPLTSPSPAGSAAPAPSPSPPPTPPPFAGGFWVYRRASDGAYGRPLFPLPTEAREFLDAAPPMDQTACYVVRAVASTDPVAESAASEEVCVLVKDITPPAPPVGLTALAGEGLIELTWSPSPETDLDVYRLYRSTGGAEPTLLATVPGGQTRFEDKGAAPGVSYRYTLTAVDKSGNESGSSNPAEANRP, from the coding sequence ATGCGCTCCCGCGGCCCGCAACGGCGTATCCGCCTTTCCCTCGCTCTGCTCGCTCTCTTCCTTCCCTCCTGCGGAAAGAGAGGGAATCCCCTCCCGCCCCTGCGCCGGGTCCCGCCGCCCGTCACCAGCGTTCACCTCGCCCAGCGCGGCGACCAGCTAGAGCTCACCTACGCGGCGCCGCGGGCGGCCACCGACGGCGGGCCCCTACCCGTCCTCCAATTGGAGATCCTGCGGGCCGACGCCCCCGGCGATCTGGAGAAGGTCAGCGTTCGCCATCGGCGGTCGGCCGCCCCGGGGGAAACGCTGGTGGAGGTCGGTCCCTTACCCGCGCCCGAGACCACCGTGCGCGCGACGGTGCGGGCCATCGTGCGGGGGCGTCCATCGGTGCGGGGTGCGATCGCGACCCTCACCGTCCAGCCCATACCGGCCGCCCCCAAGGCGCTCACCGCCACTCTGACGGGGGAAGGAGTGGCCCTCGCGTGGCGCGGGCCGAAGCCGGTCGTCCAGCCGCGGCCCTCGCCGTCGCCCGTGGCGCCGCCCCCGGGCGCGCCCCCGACGTTGCCGCGGCCCTCGCCCTCACCCGTGGCGTCCCTTCCGGCCACACCCCCCGCCTCCCCCCCGGCTGCTCCTCCCCTCACCTCGCCCAGCCCCGCCGGCTCGGCCGCCCCCGCCCCGTCCCCGAGCCCCCCGCCCACGCCGCCCCCGTTTGCGGGCGGCTTCTGGGTGTACCGTCGGGCGAGCGACGGGGCCTATGGCCGTCCCCTCTTCCCGCTTCCCACGGAGGCCCGCGAGTTCCTCGACGCCGCCCCCCCCATGGATCAGACCGCGTGCTACGTGGTGCGGGCGGTGGCGTCCACGGACCCCGTGGCGGAGAGTGCGGCCTCGGAGGAGGTCTGCGTTCTGGTCAAGGACATCACGCCTCCCGCCCCCCCGGTGGGCCTCACCGCTCTCGCCGGGGAGGGCCTGATCGAGCTCACCTGGAGCCCGTCCCCGGAGACGGATCTGGACGTCTATCGCCTGTACCGGTCCACGGGCGGCGCCGAGCCCACCCTTCTCGCGACCGTCCCCGGGGGCCAGACCCGGTTCGAAGACAAGGGCGCCGCGCCGGGGGTTTCCTACCGCTACACCCTGACCGCGGTGGACAAGAGCGGCAACGAGAGCGGCTCCTCGAACCCCGCGGAGGCGAATCGTCCCTGA
- the fsa gene encoding fructose-6-phosphate aldolase, translating to MKIFLDTANLKEIREAVTLGVIDGITTNPSLLAKESGEPEEILLEICKTVDGPISAEVVATDAEGMVREGRHWAKLHKNIVVKCPCIPEGLKATRALTAEGHRVNMTLIFSPTQALLAAKAGARFVSPFVGRLDDVATPGMELVGDILTIFGNYRFECEVLAASLRHPMHVVEAAKMGAHIGTMPMSVFSSLLKHPLTDVGLKRFLEDWEKAKKEMGSKVAR from the coding sequence ATGAAGATTTTTCTGGATACCGCGAACCTCAAAGAGATCCGCGAAGCCGTGACCCTGGGCGTGATCGACGGCATCACCACAAATCCAAGCCTCCTGGCCAAGGAGAGCGGGGAACCCGAGGAGATCCTGCTCGAGATCTGCAAGACCGTGGACGGGCCGATCTCCGCCGAGGTGGTGGCCACCGACGCGGAGGGGATGGTGCGGGAAGGCCGGCACTGGGCCAAGCTCCACAAGAACATCGTGGTCAAATGCCCCTGCATCCCCGAGGGGCTGAAGGCCACCCGGGCCCTCACCGCCGAGGGCCACCGGGTCAACATGACCCTGATCTTCTCTCCTACCCAGGCCCTGCTGGCGGCCAAGGCGGGGGCCCGCTTCGTCTCTCCTTTCGTGGGCCGGCTGGACGATGTGGCCACCCCCGGCATGGAGCTGGTGGGGGATATCCTCACGATCTTCGGCAACTACCGCTTCGAGTGCGAGGTCCTGGCCGCCAGCCTCCGCCACCCCATGCACGTGGTGGAGGCCGCCAAGATGGGGGCCCACATCGGCACCATGCCCATGAGCGTCTTCTCCTCCCTCCTCAAGCACCCCTTGACCGACGTCGGCCTGAAGCGCTTCCTCGAGGACTGGGAGAAGGCCAAGAAGGAGATGGGCAGCAAGGTCGCGAGGTAG
- a CDS encoding amidohydrolase — MDLAIVDAQIWTGDPKQPEAEALGISGSRIVAVDTTAAILGLAGPRTRKIDAGRKRVVPGFNDAHVHFYMGGDSLAGVDLRGATSARELSDRLAAFAKTRPRGEWILHGSWDHEAWTPPLLPTRELIDDATPDHPVFVSRLDGHMALANALAMKRAGVDGGAADVAGGEIVRDALGRPTGVFKDAAQNLVDRVIPIPSRERVLEAIRAAQALASRNGVTSVQDMGVLGTHGAETMAEVVRTYRSLLRAGELRVRVSAHLPLPEWRRLAEAGLRVEDGGEMLRVGAVKSFLDGSLGSTTAWFDEPYADAPGTCGTPSDEILDPEQHYRNMREADAAGLRIALHAIGDRANGVALDLWRRLAADNGPRDRRPRIEHAQHLRPADVARFAQGGVIASMQPYHCLDDGRWADKRIGAARARFTYAFRSLIDAGAVVAFGSDWSVAPMNPLLTIYAAVTRRTLDGQHPDGWVPEQKVSVAEAVRACTYQGAYASGEEELKGTLAPGKLADLVVLSDDIFSIEPGAIRDVRVDMTIFDGRVVFERS; from the coding sequence GTGGACCTGGCCATCGTTGACGCGCAGATCTGGACGGGGGACCCCAAGCAGCCCGAGGCCGAGGCCCTGGGCATCTCGGGCTCGAGGATCGTGGCTGTCGACACCACGGCCGCGATCCTCGGTCTAGCCGGACCCCGCACCCGGAAGATCGACGCGGGCCGCAAACGCGTGGTCCCCGGCTTCAATGATGCCCATGTGCACTTCTACATGGGCGGCGACTCCCTCGCCGGCGTCGACCTGCGGGGGGCGACCTCGGCCCGCGAGCTCAGTGACCGCCTGGCCGCCTTCGCGAAGACGCGCCCGAGGGGCGAATGGATCCTGCACGGCAGCTGGGACCACGAAGCCTGGACACCCCCCCTGCTGCCGACCCGCGAGCTGATCGACGACGCGACCCCGGACCACCCGGTCTTTGTAAGTCGGCTGGACGGGCACATGGCGCTCGCCAACGCCCTCGCCATGAAACGGGCGGGCGTCGATGGGGGAGCGGCGGATGTGGCGGGCGGCGAGATCGTCCGCGACGCCCTCGGCCGCCCCACGGGCGTGTTCAAGGACGCCGCCCAGAACCTCGTCGATCGGGTGATCCCGATCCCCTCTCGGGAGCGGGTGCTCGAGGCGATCCGGGCCGCCCAGGCCCTGGCCTCACGGAACGGAGTCACCAGCGTGCAGGACATGGGCGTCCTGGGCACCCACGGCGCGGAGACGATGGCCGAGGTGGTGAGAACCTATCGGAGCCTGCTTCGCGCGGGGGAGCTCAGGGTGCGCGTCTCCGCCCACCTCCCGCTCCCCGAGTGGCGGCGACTGGCCGAGGCCGGCCTCCGGGTGGAGGACGGAGGCGAAATGCTGCGGGTCGGCGCCGTCAAGAGCTTTCTCGACGGCTCCCTCGGCTCGACCACCGCTTGGTTCGACGAGCCCTACGCCGACGCGCCGGGGACCTGCGGCACGCCCAGCGACGAGATTCTCGACCCGGAGCAGCACTACCGCAACATGCGCGAGGCCGACGCCGCGGGCCTGCGCATCGCCCTCCATGCGATCGGTGACCGTGCCAACGGCGTCGCGCTCGACCTCTGGCGCCGGCTCGCCGCGGACAACGGGCCGCGCGACCGCCGCCCCCGCATCGAACACGCCCAGCACTTGCGGCCCGCGGACGTCGCGCGCTTTGCCCAGGGCGGCGTGATCGCGTCCATGCAGCCGTACCACTGCCTGGACGACGGTCGCTGGGCCGACAAGCGCATCGGCGCCGCGCGGGCCCGATTCACCTACGCCTTCCGATCGCTGATAGACGCGGGGGCGGTCGTGGCCTTCGGGTCGGACTGGTCGGTCGCGCCCATGAACCCGCTGCTGACCATCTACGCCGCGGTCACGCGGCGGACGCTCGACGGGCAGCACCCCGATGGCTGGGTCCCCGAGCAGAAGGTGAGCGTGGCGGAGGCGGTGCGCGCCTGCACCTACCAGGGCGCCTACGCGTCCGGGGAGGAAGAGCTCAAGGGAACGCTCGCGCCCGGGAAGCTGGCAGATCTGGTGGTGCTCTCCGACGATATCTTCTCCATCGAGCCCGGGGCCATCCGGGACGTCAGGGTGGACATGACGATCTTCGACGGGAGGGTCGTCTTCGAGCGGTCGTGA
- a CDS encoding acyl-CoA carboxylase subunit beta, with the protein MDRLAELRERVRRAEEGGGPERRERQHAEGKLTARERVELLLDPGSFEELDKLVEHRCLDFGMADQKVPGDGVISGYGRIEGRPVFVFAQDFTVFGGSLSETNAKKICKVMDLALKTGAPVVGLNDSGGARIQEGVASLGGYADIFLRNTLASGVIPQISAILGPCAGGAVYSPAITDFNVMVKDTSYMFVTGPDVIKTVTHEEVSKEDLGGAMTHNARSGVAHFAVDDDRACLGLIRELLSYLPSNNLEPAPAHATEDPSEREDPALDTLIPPEANKPYDIKKLITAVTDEGRFLEVHAHFAQNIVVGFGRFGGRSVGIVANQPAVLAGCLDIDASVKGARFVRFCDAFNIPLVTFEDVPGFLPGTAQEFGGIIRHGAKLLFAFAEATVPKITVVTRKAYGGAYCVMASKHIRTDLNLAYPTAEIAVMGPEGAVNVLYRRELGKASDPEALRAQKVQEFREKFANPYAAADRGFIDEVIEPRQTRLKIITGLEMAKTKRDQNPPKKHGNIPL; encoded by the coding sequence ATGGACCGGCTGGCCGAGCTTCGGGAAAGGGTCCGCCGCGCCGAGGAAGGGGGCGGTCCCGAGCGGCGAGAGCGCCAGCACGCGGAGGGGAAGCTGACCGCCCGCGAGCGGGTGGAGCTGCTCCTCGACCCCGGCTCCTTCGAGGAGCTGGACAAGCTGGTGGAGCACCGCTGCCTCGACTTCGGGATGGCCGATCAGAAGGTGCCCGGGGACGGGGTCATCTCCGGCTATGGCCGCATCGAGGGCCGGCCGGTCTTCGTCTTCGCCCAGGACTTCACCGTCTTCGGGGGCAGCCTCTCCGAGACCAACGCGAAGAAGATCTGCAAGGTGATGGACCTGGCCCTAAAGACGGGGGCCCCCGTGGTCGGGCTCAACGACTCCGGGGGCGCGCGCATCCAGGAGGGCGTGGCCTCGCTCGGCGGCTACGCCGACATCTTCCTCCGCAACACCCTGGCCTCGGGGGTGATCCCCCAGATCTCCGCCATCCTGGGCCCCTGCGCGGGGGGGGCCGTCTACAGCCCCGCCATCACCGACTTCAACGTGATGGTGAAGGACACCTCCTACATGTTCGTGACTGGCCCCGACGTGATCAAGACCGTCACCCACGAGGAGGTGAGCAAGGAGGACCTGGGCGGGGCCATGACCCACAATGCGCGCTCGGGGGTGGCCCACTTCGCGGTGGACGACGACCGGGCGTGCCTCGGCCTCATCCGCGAGCTGCTCTCCTACCTCCCCTCCAACAACCTCGAGCCGGCCCCCGCGCACGCTACCGAGGACCCCTCCGAGCGCGAGGATCCCGCCCTCGACACCCTGATTCCCCCGGAGGCGAACAAGCCCTACGACATCAAGAAGCTCATCACCGCCGTGACCGACGAGGGCCGCTTCCTGGAGGTGCACGCCCACTTCGCCCAGAACATCGTGGTGGGGTTCGGCCGCTTCGGGGGCCGCAGCGTGGGGATCGTGGCCAACCAGCCCGCGGTGCTGGCCGGCTGCCTGGACATCGACGCCTCCGTCAAGGGCGCGCGCTTCGTGCGCTTCTGCGACGCTTTCAACATCCCCCTCGTGACCTTCGAGGACGTGCCCGGCTTCCTGCCCGGCACCGCCCAGGAGTTCGGGGGGATCATCCGGCACGGGGCCAAGCTGCTCTTCGCTTTCGCGGAGGCCACCGTGCCCAAGATCACCGTCGTCACCCGCAAGGCCTACGGCGGGGCCTACTGCGTGATGGCCAGCAAGCACATCCGCACGGACCTGAACCTGGCCTACCCCACGGCCGAGATCGCGGTCATGGGGCCGGAGGGGGCGGTGAACGTGCTCTATCGCCGCGAGCTCGGCAAGGCCAGCGACCCCGAGGCCCTCCGCGCCCAGAAGGTCCAGGAGTTTCGCGAGAAGTTCGCGAACCCCTACGCGGCCGCGGACCGGGGCTTCATCGACGAAGTGATCGAGCCTCGGCAGACCCGCCTCAAGATCATCACCGGCCTCGAGATGGCCAAGACCAAGCGCGACCAGAATCCGCCCAAGAAACACGGCAACATCCCCCTGTGA